The following are from one region of the Pantoea cypripedii genome:
- a CDS encoding DUF1281 domain-containing protein: protein MPNWCANRLYFRGQSDRIDDIRRLLEGQIVPWYRRAQREGIQLFLAGCAGILQPPETVAFSLYPSLTASGSGIMSPEGMAYARWLRMLQDGVMLDMDNSQLLHELWLACGIQERRWQTLTEAQKTVIEALYRQKIHDWGSLLRRKSMAEWWDGLCDGGDEERTEELDMLLILPTRLDVEINGLAS, encoded by the coding sequence ATGCCGAACTGGTGTGCAAACCGGTTATATTTCCGCGGTCAGTCTGACCGTATTGATGATATTCGCCGTCTGCTGGAAGGACAGATAGTCCCCTGGTATCGCCGCGCACAGAGGGAAGGGATCCAGTTATTTCTGGCGGGATGCGCCGGTATTTTACAACCCCCGGAGACCGTAGCGTTTTCACTGTACCCGTCTCTTACGGCCAGCGGCAGCGGCATTATGTCCCCGGAAGGAATGGCTTATGCCCGCTGGCTCAGAATGTTACAGGACGGTGTAATGCTGGATATGGATAACAGCCAGCTGTTGCATGAACTTTGGCTGGCCTGCGGTATTCAGGAACGTCGATGGCAGACCCTGACAGAGGCGCAAAAAACAGTGATTGAAGCGCTGTACCGGCAGAAGATCCATGACTGGGGATCGCTCTTGCGACGGAAGAGTATGGCTGAGTGGTGGGACGGCCTGTGTGATGGTGGGGATGAGGAAAGGACTGAGGAACTGGATATGCTGCTGATCCTTCCAACCCGGCTGGACGTAGAAATCAATGGCCTAGCTAGCTAG
- a CDS encoding lytic transglycosylase domain-containing protein — translation MKWFAVLGLAAVFSVQAEPEMCFTKAGKDFGIDPRLLMAHSIQESHMRNNALNTRSSGGTHDVCNMQINSSHFSQLKKFNITRERLLKDPCICIYTGAWIEARNFRQYGRNWDSVGMYNTGPSPKLIKQRREYAAIIKSIYRVLIARDEVYATMTQKNKKTPAPETFISADVYTPIK, via the coding sequence ATGAAATGGTTTGCTGTTCTCGGGCTCGCCGCTGTATTCAGCGTGCAGGCCGAACCGGAAATGTGCTTCACGAAAGCCGGAAAGGATTTCGGTATTGATCCGCGCCTGCTGATGGCGCATTCCATTCAGGAATCGCACATGCGTAATAATGCGCTGAATACCAGAAGCAGCGGGGGAACACATGACGTCTGCAACATGCAGATCAACAGCTCTCATTTCAGTCAGCTGAAAAAGTTTAATATTACGCGGGAAAGGCTGCTGAAAGATCCGTGCATCTGCATTTATACCGGCGCATGGATCGAGGCGCGTAACTTCAGGCAGTACGGCAGAAACTGGGACAGCGTCGGGATGTATAACACCGGCCCCAGTCCGAAGCTGATAAAGCAGCGACGGGAGTATGCGGCAATAATTAAAAGTATCTATCGCGTGCTTATCGCCCGCGATGAGGTTTACGCCACCATGACACAGAAGAATAAAAAAACGCCCGCGCCGGAAACCTTTATCAGCGCAGACGTTTACACCCCCATAAAATAA
- a CDS encoding DUF932 domain-containing protein has protein sequence MVRFATRYAAPTSVRKNNPLTNDELMRVVPSAFSAEKHESRSERYTYIPTITLLDKLREEGFQPYYASQSRVRDPERRDFTRHMIRLRRGNNNGAGEVPEIVLLNSHDGSSSYKMIPGIFRQVCTNGLVCWKSFGEISVPHKGDIVSQVIEGAYEVLGVFDKVENNIDTMKAIQVNSEERRLLGQLALEYKYEGKEPPVSAERIIQPRAWYDKGTDLWTAFNIVQENLIKGGVPGRTAKGKRTTTRPVTGIDGDIKLNQALWKMAEEFAKLKA, from the coding sequence ATGGTCCGTTTTGCCACCCGCTACGCCGCTCCTACGTCTGTCCGTAAAAATAACCCGCTGACCAATGACGAGCTGATGCGCGTCGTGCCGAGCGCCTTTTCCGCTGAAAAACATGAGTCTCGATCAGAGCGTTATACCTATATCCCGACCATCACGCTGCTGGATAAATTACGTGAGGAAGGTTTCCAGCCTTATTACGCCAGTCAGTCACGCGTGCGCGATCCGGAGCGTCGCGACTTTACCAGACACATGATCCGCCTGCGCCGGGGAAATAATAATGGTGCCGGTGAAGTGCCGGAAATAGTTTTGCTGAACAGCCATGACGGGTCGAGCAGTTATAAAATGATCCCCGGTATTTTCCGCCAGGTGTGTACCAACGGACTGGTGTGCTGGAAATCATTTGGTGAAATCAGCGTGCCGCATAAAGGGGATATTGTGTCGCAGGTGATTGAGGGGGCTTATGAGGTGCTCGGGGTGTTCGATAAGGTTGAAAATAACATCGACACGATGAAAGCCATTCAGGTAAACAGCGAAGAACGCCGCCTGCTGGGACAACTGGCGCTGGAGTATAAATATGAGGGAAAGGAGCCGCCCGTATCGGCAGAACGAATTATTCAGCCGCGCGCCTGGTATGACAAAGGTACCGATTTGTGGACCGCGTTTAATATTGTCCAGGAGAATCTGATCAAGGGCGGTGTCCCCGGCAGAACGGCGAAAGGAAAAAGAACTACGACCCGGCCGGTAACGGGCATTGATGGCGATATAAAACTTAATCAGGCGCTGTGGAAAATGGCGGAGGAGTTCGCAAAACTCAAAGCATAG